The following proteins are encoded in a genomic region of Oncorhynchus kisutch isolate 150728-3 linkage group LG18, Okis_V2, whole genome shotgun sequence:
- the LOC109909971 gene encoding tissue factor-like, with product MIRMERKMFFFTKLCTVLIFTNCVSGDYPKAQNVSWLSINFKTLLLWDPEPTNYSYTVEYSIIGQNRKKNQHCIRTMETECDLSNSLVDLKAIYSADVLSKPLLGVNSDLIEFPHTTSERFSPYNDTLIGRPEFKIEVSKDKRKITLHVEDPPIALFNEQNQRRTIRDVFADELQYKVTFGKATSTGKKTKISASSEIELEEGDIDPGVSYCFNVQAYIPSRSTDNQLGELSQRQCSPGDDKSVFEEYGIGVIVGFIPAAWGALSEIRLWGGSNLAAKHFSGDDGEKP from the exons ATGATAAGAATGGaaaggaaaatgtttttttttacgaAATTGTGTACTGTACTCATCTTTACAAACTGTGTTTCAG GGGACTATCCCAAGGCACAGAACGTTTCTTGGTTGTctatcaacttcaaaacactgCTTTTGTGGGATCCTGAACCCACCAACTATTCATACACCGTTGAATATTCAAT AATCGGTCAGAACAGAAAGAAGAACCAACACTGTATCAGGACTATGGAGACAGAGTGTGACCTGTCCAACTCTCTGGTGGACCTGAAGGCCATATACTCCGCTGATGTCCTCTCAAAACCCCTACTTGGTGTGAACTCTGACCTCATAGAGTTCCCCCACACAACCTCGGAGAGGTTCAGCCCTTACAATGACA CGCTTATAGGCAGACCTGAGTTCAAGATCGAGGTGAGCAAAGACAAGAGGAAGATCACCCTGCATGTAGAAGACCCTCCCATAGCCCTGTTCAATGAGCAGAACCAACGGAGAACCATCCGGGATGTCTTCGCTGATGAACTGCAGTACAAAGTCACCTTTGGAAAAGCAACAAGCACTGGCAAG AAAACAAAGATCTCTGCAAGCAGTGAGATAGAGCTAGAAGAGGGGGATATAGATCCTGGGGTGAGTTACTGCTTCAACGTCCAGGCCTACATCCCCTCCCGCAGCACAGACAATCAGCTGGGAGAGCTCAGTCAAAGACAGTGCTCACCGGGCGACGATAAGTCCGTCTTTGAAG AGTATGGGATCGGAGTGATCGTTGGGTTCATCCCAGCTGCTTGgggggccctaagcgagattCGGTTGTGGGGGGGCTCCAACCTCgcggcaaaacattttagtggagACGATGGAGAGAAGCCTTAG